The DNA sequence TGAAGTCCAACTGTCACGATCTCGTTGGTTTTTACCTGAGGGCCTTCAGTGATTTCGTAGACCACATCGAACTTGTGAGGATCGCCGGGTGACGGCTGCGCTGTAACGTGGAATGTCGCGGTCAGGTAGCCGGCGTCGAGGTAATGCGACATGAGTTTGTTGCGGTCATCGTCGACCGACTTTTGCGAGTAAGGCTGCCCGGCCGCGAGGCGTAATCCGTCCGGCGCAGCCTGCTTCAGCGGCATCGAATAGGTTCCATCAACCCGGAAAGTTTCAACGGTATCCTGAGGGCCTTCAACCACCGCAAACGTCACGACGACGTCTTTGTCCCTGGTGTTGAATTGAGGCGTGACCTTTACCTCATTGAACCCTTTCGATTGATAAAAAGCCTGAAGGCTCTTGATGCTGCTTTCGTTATAGCTGCCGTGCGAGAGGAAGTGCGCTTCCTTTACCTCGACGTGTTTTTGCAGTTCGGCCTTGTTGAAATGCCCGTTCCCGGTAAAGGCCACACTGTCGATCTTTTTTCGTTCGCCCTTGTTTACCCGATAGAGCACCGTGATCCCGTTGGGTTCGACCTGGGTATCGGCATCGACCTGCACGTCGAAATACCCATCCTCCCGGAAATGGCGAAGCAGGTTCTGCCTGCCTTCCTGGACCAGTTCGGGCGTAAGGCCGTTCTGCTGGTAGATCGGCAGCAGCTTGTGTTTGGTCCACGACCAAAGATGCGCGCCCATCACCTGACCGTGTACGACCGGTCCGATCTCGACGTCGAACGAAACATCGGCGCGGTTGGTCTGCGCGTTGTAGTTTGCGCCGATCAGTCTCACATTGGCCGCGAGTCGGTTTTCACTTTCGAGCCGAGCTTCGAGATAGCGCGTCGCGTTCTGCAGCGTCTTCAATGAGTAGCCTTTGCCTTCGCGAATCGCAGAGCTTTTGAGCCGCGCGCGGATGGAACGGAGGTTACCTTTCAGGCGCTCGCTCTGGTCGGATGAAGGGCCGTTGATCACGATGTCTCCGAATTTGGCGTGCTTGTTCAGCGTGATCTTGAAATCGACATTGGCCAGGCCGCTGGCTTTATCGATCTTGAAATCCGGATGAACCGCGGCCTGGAAATATCCGTTGCGGCGGAGAAATGTGGTGATCGATTCCTGGCCCTTACGGATATCGAGATTCGAAAATGGTTCCTGCGGCGAATAACTGGCGACCTGGAGCAAGCGCGTATATGTGAATTGTTCGGCGCCGGGGAATTGATACGTCCCGAAGTAGACCGCCGGCTGCAGGATGAACATAACGCGGACGCCTTCCGCTTCCGGACGCAGATCGAGCTGAACGTCTTTGAATTTTCCGGTTTTCTTGAGCGCGGCGACGCTCTGGTCGACTTTCGCCGCGGAGAAAGTATCACCGCCCTGCTGCGCGATCAGCGGCGCAAAGTCGGCCTCGTTCAAATCCGGTTGTCCCGCGAGTTCCACCGAGGACACTTTTTCGCCTTCGTAAGATAGTACTTCGATTCTCTTGACCGGATTTTCGGCGGGTTGCTGCGGGGCCGCTGCGGCCGTCAACAAACTTGTGCTCAGCAGGAGGCCGAGGAGTGCTAGATTACAACGATGCAGCACGCGTGTCTGTTCTGCCGAATCCTTGGTCGCGATACACCGGCGGACTTTGTGCATGAGGATGACCTCGTCGTGGCATTTAAAGACCTCAGGCCGCAAGCGCCGGTGCATCTTTTGGTCGCCCCCAGAAAGCACATTCCGACGTTGAATGACTTACTGCCGGAAGATAATGCGCTTGTCGGTCACATGTTTCAGGTTGCCAAGATACTGGCGATGCAATCGAATATCCATCAGAAGGGGTATCGAACCGTGTTCAACGTAAATGCGGGCGCCGGCCAGTCCGTCTACCACATCCATCTGCACCTACTGGGCGGCCGCATGTTCAGCTGGCCTCCCGGATAAGACCTTTTATACAGACGTGGGCTTGCTTTGCGGTTCGAAGGATCTGCCGATCTGTTCCTGAACCTGTCTTCTAAACTCCAATGGGCTTGAGACCCGGTGGAACGGTTCCAGCGAACCGCCGGTTCCCCGGATCACAATATCCCCATAGCCCAGCATGCGCCCCACGAGATTTTGATCGACGCCGACGCTTTCGACTTTGTTCAGGAACATCTCCTCGGTTTTGCTTTGAACAAATCCGACCTTGAGAATCACCCGCTTGTTCGTCACCGAAAATTCGGCGGACTTCCAGGTCAGAATGGCCGGAATAATCGGAATCACGGACAGTATCAGTCCCGCCAGCCACGCCAGTGCGGCCGCTCCTGTCGAGATTTTTGTGCTCAGACCGGATACGTCAAGCAGCAGGATGACGGCAACGAGTATGACGGCGCTGACGAGGACCGGCTTGACAAAAAGCACCCAGTGCAACCGGCCCCGATAGGTAACGGTCTCACCCGCGATCAGATTGTTGTCGGCGTAACTCACTCTCTCAGTTTGTCTCAGGACGATGGCCCGCGCCAGCCAATTACGTTTGGCCGCAGATAACGGGGATGACGGCGGCCACGGCGATCAGAGGACGTTTCGCAAGGCCGATCCCGTTCATTGACCGCCGGCCGGCAGCGGTATTACACTTTGGACTGATCGGTATTATCGAGGCTGAGAGTGAAGACGATATCTTTAAAGCTTGATGATGAAATCGACGCCAAGCTAACTGCCGCGGCGAAACGGACGAGGAAGTCGAAGTCGCAGGTAACGCGGGAGGCGCTGGCGGCTTTTTTGGAGCGCCGGGGTCCGAAGGCTGGCATTTCTTGCCTGGACCTGGTGAAAGATCTTGTCGGCGCCGCCAAAGGTCCTGGAGATCTGGCTTCCAATAAGAAACATATGCGTGGCTACGGCCGATGAAGCGCAACGTAATCCTGGACACGGGGCCGCTGGTTGCGTTGATCGACCGGGCGGACCATCATCACGACTGGAGCGTGTCGGAATGGGACGATATTCAGCCTCCGATGCTGACTTGCGAAAGCGTAATCTCTGAAGCGTGTTTTCTGCTCGATCAAATTCAGGGCAGCGGGCCTGTTTTTGAGATGTTATCGCGAAACACGATTGAGGTGGCGTTCCGGCTTCAAGACCACCTCAAACTTCTCCGGACTTTGATTCGGAAATACGCGAATCTTCCGATGTCTGTCGCAGACGCATGTCTTGTGCGGATGGCTGAACAGATTCCGAACAGTTCCGTCTTTACATTGGATAGCGATTTCAAACTGTATCGAAAGCATGGCCGCCAGGTCATTCCACTCATTTGCCCAGGTCTCCGATAAGATTCCCGCCGCTTTTCAGAAAACCTGATCGGAACCAAAGTGGCACATTACGAGACCACGGCGCATCTGGGTTCCGCGGTATGGGGGAAAGAACGGACGGAAACGGCCCTGCTGTACCGCGTTGCCGTGGGTGGGCATCCTCAAAGCAATCTCCTCTGGGCCGACATGACTTGAAAATCTCGCCATGACGGCCGCCACGATCCTTCGCCGCTCATCAAGCAGTTGAACAGAAGTCGCGAAATTGGCGGACTTACCCTGCCGCGGAATCGCTGACAACGCGATTCCATACGCTCTGAGATCGTTTAGATTGAAAGACTTCACGACGG is a window from the Terriglobia bacterium genome containing:
- a CDS encoding ribbon-helix-helix domain-containing protein; translation: MKTISLKLDDEIDAKLTAAAKRTRKSKSQVTREALAAFLERRGPKAGISCLDLVKDLVGAAKGPGDLASNKKHMRGYGR
- a CDS encoding histidine triad nucleotide-binding protein, whose amino-acid sequence is MQHACLFCRILGRDTPADFVHEDDLVVAFKDLRPQAPVHLLVAPRKHIPTLNDLLPEDNALVGHMFQVAKILAMQSNIHQKGYRTVFNVNAGAGQSVYHIHLHLLGGRMFSWPPG
- a CDS encoding PH domain-containing protein translates to MSYADNNLIAGETVTYRGRLHWVLFVKPVLVSAVILVAVILLLDVSGLSTKISTGAAALAWLAGLILSVIPIIPAILTWKSAEFSVTNKRVILKVGFVQSKTEEMFLNKVESVGVDQNLVGRMLGYGDIVIRGTGGSLEPFHRVSSPLEFRRQVQEQIGRSFEPQSKPTSV
- a CDS encoding POTRA domain-containing protein, which produces MHKVRRCIATKDSAEQTRVLHRCNLALLGLLLSTSLLTAAAAPQQPAENPVKRIEVLSYEGEKVSSVELAGQPDLNEADFAPLIAQQGGDTFSAAKVDQSVAALKKTGKFKDVQLDLRPEAEGVRVMFILQPAVYFGTYQFPGAEQFTYTRLLQVASYSPQEPFSNLDIRKGQESITTFLRRNGYFQAAVHPDFKIDKASGLANVDFKITLNKHAKFGDIVINGPSSDQSERLKGNLRSIRARLKSSAIREGKGYSLKTLQNATRYLEARLESENRLAANVRLIGANYNAQTNRADVSFDVEIGPVVHGQVMGAHLWSWTKHKLLPIYQQNGLTPELVQEGRQNLLRHFREDGYFDVQVDADTQVEPNGITVLYRVNKGERKKIDSVAFTGNGHFNKAELQKHVEVKEAHFLSHGSYNESSIKSLQAFYQSKGFNEVKVTPQFNTRDKDVVVTFAVVEGPQDTVETFRVDGTYSMPLKQAAPDGLRLAAGQPYSQKSVDDDRNKLMSHYLDAGYLTATFHVTAQPSPGDPHKFDVVYEITEGPQVKTNEIVTVGLQASKQALVDLHLKDIKPGAPLTERDVLSSETRLYNTGVYDWAEVNTRAQVTSQEQEDVIVKVHEARRNTLLYGFGYEFVNRGGSVPGGTVALPGLPIVGLPSSFQTSQQTFQGPRVNLQYTLNDVRGRAESLTFGALYGPLDRRVSFLYQDPNFAWTKWTASLTASGELNHENPIFDARIGQAAFQLQRPLNAGRSENLQLRYTFSETGLTNLLIPQLVPSEDLHTRLSTLAAVWLRDTRDNPLDGHKGTYNSVEFDLNPIILGSNTSFGKVLAQTAFYRPIHKTIWATSVRIGVEEAFGNSHVPFSQLFFTGGGSTLRGFPLNGAGPQQTIPACGNPSDPSTCALITVPTGGRELFLLNSELRIPARIMKNLSLVTFYDGGNAFSAVGAGNFTQQYTNSVGLGLRYATPVGPVRFDVGRNVSPIPGISATQFFITLGQAF
- a CDS encoding PIN domain-containing protein, whose protein sequence is MKRNVILDTGPLVALIDRADHHHDWSVSEWDDIQPPMLTCESVISEACFLLDQIQGSGPVFEMLSRNTIEVAFRLQDHLKLLRTLIRKYANLPMSVADACLVRMAEQIPNSSVFTLDSDFKLYRKHGRQVIPLICPGLR